A part of Candidatus Electrothrix aestuarii genomic DNA contains:
- a CDS encoding phosphopantetheine-binding protein produces the protein MQELIEELKRKLIDILNLSDVQPETFDEHAQLVGGELGIDSIDVLEMVVMVEKDYGIVINNQEVGQKVFSSLVSLAEYIQEHSSDKPS, from the coding sequence ATGCAGGAACTGATAGAAGAACTGAAGCGAAAACTTATTGATATTCTTAATCTCAGCGACGTCCAGCCGGAAACTTTTGATGAACATGCCCAACTGGTCGGCGGAGAACTGGGCATAGACTCCATAGACGTGTTGGAAATGGTGGTTATGGTGGAGAAGGACTACGGGATCGTCATCAATAACCAGGAGGTGGGACAGAAGGTTTTTTCCTCCTTGGTCTCTCTGGCCGAGTATATCCAGGAACACTCTTCGGATAAACCCTCCTGA
- a CDS encoding beta-ketoacyl synthase N-terminal-like domain-containing protein gives MSLPVYICGTGIISALGADCAATETRLRKGDSAIRPLELFPLMQGNPLPVGQAPLTEENGEGSADSLPRSHRLALAAAEQALRDAPSELAGEIRSDIRPDAIILGTTTGGILTTEELLQEQVREKARFQHHGLHSIASCLAEAYQCTGPVLTVSTACASGAVALTLALRMLRSGQAETVLAGGVDSLCRLTYFGFHSLQLVDRKGCKPLDQNRQGMAVAEGAGMLLLSTRKPQHCRARLLGAGLSCDAYHPAAPQPDGKGAFAAMEAALADAGLRPDDIDYINLHGTGTLDNDLAESKAVRRLFSSVPPLSSIKGASGHSLAAAGAIEAVVSTLSISQGLRPANTGLQQVDPALELSPLTEPLVEPTKAMLSNSFGFGGNNASLVISTPDLAGKEPEQEGDKQEQAVGGLAVHGSSCLTGAGDLAATLACLQKGESATGCAAEDIISRNLPPRLIRRLKRLPRMTLSLSQEALLSAQSKDGEDAEKPAAVFMGTGWGALSDTYDFLARLQESQEQFPSPTDFVGSVHNSPASQAAILFGSTGPNITTSGGDYSFEQALLAAQLQLDGDSPALVLGADEGHGEFSPLFDPSIPLGTSSADLSDGGGALLVSRKMEGAICQLSLSFYRSSKGDNPINALINILQQGSEQTGDAEGLNRYALILVGIPAAQEKEGDEQLARFKEQAALTVPVLRYRKQIGEFASASATAAALAVSFMAAGRVPGALAGKRAGAEDILLNEQKKAILVLGLGEYITAMEFCPATKREP, from the coding sequence ATGTCTCTGCCGGTATATATCTGCGGTACCGGAATCATCAGCGCCCTTGGTGCTGATTGTGCAGCCACGGAAACACGGTTGCGCAAAGGCGATTCTGCGATCCGACCGCTGGAGCTTTTTCCTCTGATGCAGGGGAATCCCCTGCCTGTAGGGCAGGCTCCTCTGACGGAGGAAAATGGAGAAGGGAGTGCAGATTCCCTACCGCGTAGCCATCGGCTGGCCCTTGCCGCCGCAGAGCAAGCCCTGCGGGACGCTCCATCAGAGTTGGCTGGTGAGATAAGGTCTGATATACGACCAGATGCCATTATCCTTGGCACCACCACCGGTGGTATCCTGACCACTGAAGAACTCCTCCAGGAGCAGGTACGGGAAAAAGCACGTTTTCAGCATCACGGCCTGCACAGTATAGCAAGCTGCCTTGCTGAAGCCTACCAATGCACCGGCCCCGTTCTCACCGTCTCCACAGCCTGTGCCTCCGGGGCGGTTGCTCTGACTCTGGCCTTGCGTATGCTCCGCAGCGGTCAGGCCGAGACCGTCCTGGCAGGCGGGGTGGATTCACTCTGCCGTCTCACCTATTTCGGTTTTCATTCCCTGCAATTGGTTGATCGGAAGGGCTGCAAACCCCTGGATCAGAACAGGCAGGGGATGGCCGTGGCCGAAGGAGCTGGCATGCTTCTGCTCTCCACCCGCAAGCCTCAGCATTGCCGGGCACGCTTGCTCGGGGCCGGTCTTTCCTGCGATGCCTATCATCCTGCGGCTCCGCAGCCTGACGGGAAGGGTGCTTTTGCAGCGATGGAGGCAGCCTTGGCTGATGCTGGCCTAAGGCCTGATGATATAGATTATATCAACCTGCATGGCACCGGCACCCTGGATAACGACTTGGCGGAGTCCAAGGCGGTACGAAGGTTGTTCAGCAGTGTTCCTCCGCTTTCCTCTATTAAGGGCGCATCAGGTCATTCCTTGGCTGCTGCCGGGGCAATCGAGGCCGTGGTTTCGACCCTGAGTATTTCCCAGGGACTGCGGCCTGCCAATACCGGCTTGCAGCAGGTGGACCCGGCCCTGGAGCTCTCTCCATTAACCGAGCCTCTTGTGGAACCGACCAAGGCGATGCTCTCCAATTCCTTCGGATTCGGCGGCAATAATGCCTCTCTGGTTATCAGTACACCAGATCTTGCGGGAAAAGAACCAGAACAAGAAGGTGACAAACAGGAACAAGCGGTGGGAGGGCTGGCCGTTCATGGCTCCTCCTGCCTGACCGGGGCCGGTGATCTGGCAGCTACTTTGGCGTGCCTGCAAAAGGGTGAATCCGCTACTGGTTGCGCAGCTGAGGATATTATTTCCAGGAATCTCCCCCCTCGCCTGATCCGTCGTTTGAAGCGGCTGCCGAGAATGACTCTATCTCTGTCCCAGGAGGCGCTACTTTCTGCGCAGAGCAAGGACGGGGAAGATGCGGAGAAACCGGCTGCGGTGTTCATGGGCACTGGCTGGGGCGCGCTTTCCGATACCTACGATTTTCTGGCTCGCCTGCAAGAATCGCAAGAGCAGTTTCCTAGCCCTACGGATTTTGTCGGCTCAGTGCATAATAGCCCGGCCAGCCAGGCTGCGATTCTCTTTGGTTCCACTGGCCCCAATATCACCACCAGCGGGGGCGACTATTCCTTTGAGCAGGCCCTGTTGGCTGCCCAGTTGCAACTGGATGGGGACAGCCCGGCCCTGGTCCTTGGTGCTGATGAGGGGCACGGGGAGTTTTCTCCGCTCTTTGATCCTTCAATCCCCTTGGGTACCTCTTCGGCCGATCTCTCTGATGGCGGTGGTGCCCTCCTGGTGAGCCGCAAGATGGAGGGGGCCATCTGTCAGCTCTCTCTCTCTTTTTATCGGAGCAGTAAGGGGGATAATCCTATCAATGCCCTCATTAACATCCTCCAGCAAGGATCCGAACAAACTGGAGACGCTGAAGGGCTCAACCGCTACGCCCTGATCCTTGTCGGTATCCCGGCTGCTCAGGAAAAGGAAGGGGATGAACAACTTGCCCGCTTCAAGGAGCAGGCCGCTCTCACGGTGCCGGTCCTGCGCTATCGCAAACAAATCGGTGAGTTCGCCTCAGCTTCAGCAACGGCAGCTGCCCTTGCCGTTTCCTTTATGGCAGCAGGGCGTGTTCCCGGCGCGTTAGCAGGAAAAAGAGCAGGAGCAGAGGATATCCTGCTGAATGAGCAGAAGAAGGCTATCCTTGTCCTGGGCTTAGGGGAATACATCACAGCGATGGAGTTCTGTCCAGCAACCAAGAGGGAGCCATGA
- a CDS encoding PilZ domain-containing protein codes for MSSINMVDKQAKQFRINELKSKINYTEEARDNFKNTHPGLYETNSYYLNKLREELRELEKSYLGIVERNQRKFSRVEVERAAHLNFSSGQYRGTLENISLGGGFIKGAFKQAKGDICKINLTESKAHSDVVICALGSIVRASNNGIAFEFIAMNANSYARLETELLDHADDPSIVGDEIFESGIFEFDDDLVYSTVFNYNINKLKKLLCLH; via the coding sequence ATGTCCTCTATAAATATGGTCGATAAACAAGCAAAACAGTTCCGTATTAACGAATTAAAGTCAAAAATTAACTATACAGAAGAGGCGCGAGATAATTTTAAAAATACGCACCCAGGTCTTTACGAAACAAACTCTTATTATCTAAACAAATTAAGAGAGGAACTGAGAGAGCTGGAGAAATCCTATCTGGGCATAGTTGAGAGAAACCAACGTAAATTTTCCCGCGTAGAAGTTGAACGGGCTGCACATCTTAATTTCTCTTCAGGGCAATACCGAGGGACACTCGAAAATATAAGTCTGGGAGGCGGCTTTATTAAAGGTGCCTTCAAACAGGCAAAAGGGGATATCTGTAAAATAAATCTTACAGAATCAAAAGCTCACTCTGATGTCGTTATTTGCGCACTCGGATCGATAGTAAGGGCCAGTAACAACGGTATCGCATTCGAATTCATAGCGATGAACGCGAATAGTTACGCAAGATTAGAAACAGAGTTACTTGATCACGCTGACGACCCTTCAATTGTAGGAGATGAAATCTTCGAAAGCGGCATTTTTGAATTTGACGATGACTTGGTGTACAGCACTGTCTTTAATTATAATATAAACAAGCTGAAAAAATTGCTTTGCCTTCATTAA
- the ychF gene encoding redox-regulated ATPase YchF, whose amino-acid sequence MGFQCGIVGLPNVGKSTIFNALTAASIEAENYPFCTIEPNVGVVPVPDKRLDKLAELAKTRSKVPTQMEFVDIAGLVKGASQGEGLGNQFLGHIRQVDAILHVVRCFEDENIVHVDGSIDPIRDLEIITMELIMADLDTVSKRQKKAASQAKSGDKKFIAEAAFLEQLQSLLDGGKAARMMVVDNDQQRELMRDLCLLTTKPVLYVANVSEEDVAEGNDFVERLKGVATKEGASVVTIAGAIEQELSLLDKEEQQEFLADMGMKEPGLHRLIRAGYDLLGLITYFTVGEKETRAWTITKGTTAPGAAGKIHTDFQRGFIRAEVIAYEDYVSCGSESVAKEKGLMRSEGKEYIVKDGDCILFRFNV is encoded by the coding sequence ATGGGTTTTCAATGCGGCATTGTCGGCCTGCCCAACGTGGGAAAATCAACCATCTTTAACGCCTTAACAGCAGCATCGATTGAGGCGGAAAATTATCCTTTTTGCACAATTGAACCCAATGTGGGGGTGGTGCCGGTACCAGATAAACGACTGGACAAACTGGCAGAGCTGGCCAAGACCCGGAGCAAGGTGCCCACCCAAATGGAGTTTGTTGACATTGCCGGGCTGGTCAAGGGGGCCTCTCAGGGAGAAGGCCTGGGTAACCAATTCCTCGGCCATATCCGCCAGGTCGATGCCATTCTCCATGTTGTCCGCTGCTTTGAGGACGAGAACATCGTTCATGTGGACGGCTCAATTGATCCCATCAGGGATCTGGAAATTATCACTATGGAATTGATCATGGCTGACCTCGATACCGTCAGCAAGCGACAGAAAAAGGCCGCGAGCCAGGCAAAATCCGGGGATAAAAAATTTATAGCTGAAGCCGCCTTTCTGGAGCAGCTGCAATCACTCCTTGATGGGGGGAAAGCAGCCAGAATGATGGTTGTGGACAACGACCAGCAACGTGAGCTGATGCGTGACCTCTGTCTACTGACCACTAAGCCGGTCCTTTATGTCGCCAATGTCAGTGAAGAAGATGTTGCAGAGGGGAATGATTTTGTTGAACGGCTCAAGGGTGTTGCCACCAAGGAAGGGGCATCTGTGGTTACCATAGCCGGGGCTATTGAACAGGAACTCAGCCTGCTCGACAAAGAAGAACAACAGGAATTCCTCGCAGATATGGGCATGAAAGAGCCCGGTCTGCACCGCCTGATTCGCGCGGGCTACGACCTGCTGGGCCTTATCACCTATTTCACTGTTGGCGAAAAAGAGACCAGGGCCTGGACCATCACCAAGGGAACCACTGCACCCGGAGCTGCCGGAAAAATTCACACTGACTTCCAGCGAGGCTTTATCCGTGCCGAGGTTATTGCCTACGAGGATTATGTCAGCTGTGGCTCTGAATCCGTAGCCAAGGAAAAAGGCCTGATGCGTTCAGAAGGCAAGGAATATATAGTCAAAGACGGGGATTGTATTCTGTTTCGCTTTAATGTTTGA
- a CDS encoding aspartate aminotransferase family protein has translation MTAVSLNNTEWKEKGDAVFAGTYSRFPAAMVRGEGCRLWDADGREYLDFLAGIAVCSLGHCHPDVAEAVCAQAKKLMHVSNLFYTEPQTKLAELLIANSFADRVFMANSGAEANEAAIKLARIHSGKGRYEIISLSGSFHGRTLATVAATGQPKFHQGFEPMPAGFVHAGFGDPDELEKLINPSTCAILCEPLQGESGVRPLNPAYLQKIRNLCDKHNLLLIFDEVQTGMGRTGTLFAYEQLGVTPDIMTLAKALGNGLPIGAMLTRADIASSFTVGTHASTFGGNPVAAAAGVAVMNIMLAEGFFASIQKKSAYFIKQLEIVAAEFPELCSGVRGSGMLLALVLTEKGIEHGTEIVQQLFERGCLINFAGMRVLRFIPPLTVTQEDVDLLITQLKNVLSTID, from the coding sequence ATGACAGCAGTAAGTTTGAACAATACAGAATGGAAGGAAAAAGGTGATGCCGTGTTTGCAGGGACCTATAGTAGATTTCCGGCAGCTATGGTACGAGGAGAAGGTTGTCGGCTCTGGGATGCGGACGGCAGGGAGTATCTGGATTTCCTCGCCGGTATAGCAGTCTGCTCCTTAGGACATTGTCATCCAGATGTCGCAGAAGCAGTTTGCGCGCAGGCAAAGAAGCTCATGCATGTCTCTAACCTGTTTTACACGGAGCCGCAAACAAAACTGGCTGAACTACTGATTGCCAATAGCTTTGCAGATCGGGTATTCATGGCCAATTCCGGGGCTGAGGCTAATGAAGCGGCAATCAAATTGGCCCGTATTCATAGCGGCAAGGGGCGTTATGAAATCATTTCTCTCTCCGGCTCCTTCCACGGTCGAACCCTGGCCACAGTTGCAGCCACAGGCCAGCCGAAATTTCACCAGGGTTTTGAGCCCATGCCTGCGGGCTTCGTCCATGCCGGTTTTGGCGATCCTGATGAGCTGGAAAAACTCATCAATCCAAGCACCTGTGCAATTCTCTGTGAACCCCTTCAGGGAGAGAGCGGTGTACGGCCTCTGAATCCGGCGTATCTCCAGAAAATACGAAATCTCTGTGATAAGCATAACCTGCTCCTCATCTTTGATGAAGTCCAGACAGGTATGGGGCGGACCGGGACTCTCTTTGCCTACGAGCAGCTGGGAGTTACCCCGGACATCATGACCCTGGCCAAGGCCTTGGGCAATGGTCTTCCTATCGGTGCCATGCTCACCCGGGCAGATATAGCCTCTTCCTTCACCGTGGGTACGCATGCCTCTACTTTTGGTGGCAATCCAGTGGCGGCGGCAGCCGGTGTTGCGGTGATGAATATCATGTTGGCAGAGGGATTCTTTGCCAGCATCCAGAAAAAAAGTGCCTATTTTATCAAACAACTGGAGATCGTTGCAGCTGAATTCCCAGAGCTGTGTTCTGGGGTACGCGGGAGCGGCATGCTCCTCGCTCTGGTCCTGACGGAAAAGGGGATTGAGCACGGCACAGAGATCGTGCAGCAGCTGTTTGAGCGGGGTTGCCTGATCAACTTTGCCGGGATGAGGGTATTGCGTTTTATTCCGCCCTTGACGGTTACTCAAGAGGATGTTGATCTGCTTATAACTCAGCTAAAAAACGTTTTATCAACAATCGATTGA
- a CDS encoding PAS domain-containing protein, translating into MTMNEGEMLREIFDALPSMIFVVDQEVRIQEYNAAAEELMRSGRDTILQHRAGEILHCIHSEENKKECGKSVKCSECIIRNSVIQALRGKRVVRRRTRMEVIQDDQKVEIYALVTVSPFSFGGAPHALLVIENISDIAELYQMIFICPVCGKVQNDEKTWMRVEAYFKNNWNVECSHGYCPDCFEKEMEKIKSSSKNGKNLTLSDSSGAQHRKE; encoded by the coding sequence ATGACGATGAACGAAGGTGAAATGCTCAGAGAGATCTTTGACGCCTTGCCGTCCATGATTTTTGTGGTTGATCAGGAGGTGCGGATCCAGGAGTATAATGCAGCCGCAGAGGAGCTTATGCGCTCTGGCAGGGACACCATTTTGCAACATCGCGCCGGGGAAATACTCCACTGCATTCACTCGGAAGAAAATAAAAAAGAGTGTGGAAAATCTGTAAAATGCTCGGAATGCATTATTAGAAATTCTGTTATTCAGGCCTTACGGGGGAAACGTGTTGTTCGGCGGCGGACCCGCATGGAGGTGATCCAGGATGATCAGAAGGTCGAAATATATGCCCTTGTAACGGTCTCACCGTTTTCCTTTGGCGGTGCTCCTCATGCCCTGCTGGTTATAGAAAATATAAGTGATATAGCAGAGCTGTATCAGATGATTTTTATCTGCCCGGTCTGCGGAAAGGTGCAGAATGACGAGAAAACCTGGATGCGGGTTGAAGCCTATTTCAAAAATAATTGGAATGTCGAATGCTCACACGGTTATTGCCCAGATTGTTTTGAGAAAGAGATGGAAAAGATAAAGTCATCCTCAAAGAACGGGAAAAATTTGACGCTCTCTGATTCAAGCGGGGCTCAGCACAGGAAAGAGTAG
- the argB gene encoding acetylglutamate kinase: MEQGIAKAKVLIESLPYIREFNNKTVVIKYGGHAMVDEELKKKFALDVILLKYIGLNPVVVHGGGPQINKFLQKMQITSNYIQGMRVTDGETMDVVEMVLVGKVNKEIVGLINHCGGKAVGLSGRDGDLVQAKKMKVLGKPEAENAPPELIDLGRVGEVTRVNSEILTTLDAQDFIPVIAPVGVGEDGQAYNINADLVAGAIAAELDAAKLILLTDVEGVKDSEGKLLSSIRKDAIEQMIEDGVISGGMIPKLRCCSSALEGGVNKAHIVDGRQEHAILLEIFTHQGIGTEITA, translated from the coding sequence ATGGAACAAGGAATAGCCAAGGCCAAGGTACTCATAGAATCCCTGCCCTATATACGTGAATTTAACAACAAAACAGTGGTCATCAAGTACGGTGGTCACGCTATGGTGGATGAGGAGCTGAAAAAAAAATTTGCTCTGGACGTCATCCTGCTCAAGTATATTGGCCTTAACCCGGTGGTAGTCCACGGGGGAGGTCCTCAGATCAATAAATTTCTACAAAAAATGCAGATTACCTCCAACTATATCCAGGGAATGCGGGTCACAGACGGTGAGACAATGGATGTGGTGGAGATGGTGTTGGTGGGAAAAGTCAACAAGGAGATCGTCGGCCTGATCAACCATTGCGGCGGCAAGGCTGTGGGGCTTTCAGGACGGGATGGAGACCTTGTTCAGGCAAAGAAAATGAAGGTGCTCGGCAAGCCGGAAGCAGAAAATGCTCCGCCAGAACTCATTGATCTTGGTCGGGTAGGCGAAGTAACCAGGGTGAATTCTGAAATCCTGACCACTCTGGATGCGCAGGACTTTATCCCGGTCATTGCCCCAGTCGGCGTAGGTGAGGACGGGCAGGCCTATAATATCAATGCAGATCTGGTAGCCGGGGCCATTGCAGCCGAGTTGGATGCAGCCAAACTCATCCTTCTCACTGACGTGGAAGGGGTGAAAGACAGCGAAGGGAAGCTCCTTTCCTCTATCCGCAAAGATGCCATTGAGCAGATGATTGAGGACGGGGTAATCAGTGGCGGAATGATTCCGAAACTCCGTTGCTGTTCCTCCGCTCTTGAAGGCGGAGTAAACAAGGCACATATTGTTGACGGAAGGCAGGAACACGCCATCCTGCTGGAAATTTTTACCCATCAGGGTATCGGTACGGAGATTACAGCATGA
- a CDS encoding NAD(P)/FAD-dependent oxidoreductase: MPFTPIDKVQNSYDVIVIGSGLGGLTCANRLATSGHRVLLLEHHIQLGGLATWFKRGGHIFDVSLHGFPHGMIKTCKKYWSKEIRDSIVQLKDIAFDNPQFSLTTTFSKDDFTRILHEDFKIDRATVDDFFNTVRAMNFYDDQGMTTRELFEKFFPGRTDVHRLLMEPITYANGSTLDEPAITYGIVFSNFMSKGVFTFEGGTDKLIGMMADDLQKNGVTLCTGAKVDRILVDKGKTRGVLVGGREVMAKAVVSNSGITNTIDNLAGRDAFRDDFLSRFDKVVVNNSSCQVYFGIRRGEAFPDVGDLIFTSTSEEFSSEEMRRMETKSRTFSVYYPKTRPEKPDYTVVASMNANYDDWAGLDEAAYKEAKEAMVKRCFVDLERYIPGIQDKVDTISSATPKTFNRYTLHTRGTSFGTKFEGLDISRTIFKEVGGLFHVGSVGIIMSGWLGAINYGVIVANDVDAYVRS; encoded by the coding sequence ATGCCTTTTACACCTATTGATAAGGTTCAAAATAGCTACGATGTTATTGTTATCGGCTCCGGTCTTGGTGGCCTGACCTGTGCCAACCGTCTTGCCACTTCCGGCCATAGGGTCCTTCTTTTGGAGCATCATATCCAGTTGGGTGGTTTAGCGACCTGGTTTAAGCGGGGAGGGCATATCTTTGACGTTTCCTTGCATGGCTTTCCACATGGTATGATCAAGACCTGCAAGAAATACTGGTCCAAAGAAATCAGAGACTCTATTGTCCAGCTGAAGGATATTGCCTTTGATAATCCTCAGTTTTCCCTAACCACGACCTTTTCCAAGGATGACTTCACCCGCATCCTGCATGAGGATTTTAAGATTGATCGCGCGACAGTGGATGATTTTTTCAATACCGTCAGGGCGATGAATTTTTACGATGACCAAGGGATGACTACTCGGGAGCTCTTTGAAAAGTTCTTTCCTGGTCGGACTGATGTGCATCGCCTGCTTATGGAGCCCATTACCTATGCAAACGGCTCAACCCTGGATGAGCCTGCTATCACCTACGGCATTGTTTTTTCTAATTTCATGAGCAAGGGTGTGTTCACCTTTGAGGGCGGTACGGATAAACTCATAGGCATGATGGCTGATGACCTGCAAAAGAACGGGGTAACCCTTTGCACCGGGGCCAAGGTGGATAGAATTTTGGTCGATAAGGGCAAAACCAGGGGTGTCCTTGTTGGGGGCCGGGAAGTTATGGCCAAGGCTGTGGTCTCCAATTCCGGCATCACCAACACCATTGACAATCTCGCAGGTCGAGATGCCTTTCGTGATGATTTTCTTTCTCGCTTCGATAAGGTGGTGGTGAATAACTCCTCATGCCAGGTGTACTTCGGTATTCGCAGGGGAGAAGCTTTCCCGGACGTGGGTGACTTGATCTTTACTTCAACCTCAGAAGAGTTCTCTTCTGAAGAGATGCGGCGCATGGAGACGAAGAGTCGTACCTTCTCAGTCTACTATCCCAAGACTCGTCCTGAGAAGCCTGACTATACCGTGGTGGCCTCTATGAATGCCAACTACGACGACTGGGCAGGGTTGGATGAAGCAGCCTATAAAGAGGCAAAAGAGGCAATGGTAAAGCGTTGCTTTGTTGATCTGGAACGCTATATTCCTGGCATTCAAGATAAGGTGGATACAATCTCTTCCGCTACACCCAAGACCTTTAATCGCTATACCCTTCACACCAGAGGCACCTCCTTCGGCACCAAGTTCGAGGGGCTGGATATTTCCCGTACCATTTTTAAAGAGGTAGGTGGCCTGTTTCATGTAGGTTCTGTGGGGATCATCATGAGCGGATGGCTCGGGGCAATTAATTATGGTGTGATTGTGGCTAATGATGTGGATGCCTATGTGCGATCCTGA
- a CDS encoding lipid biosynthesis B12-binding/radical SAM protein, with protein sequence MRVLLISPNTLTVPYPVYPLGLDYVAGSIPAPHKVRIADCNVVSRAELETLLVEYQPEVIGISCRNIDNTEAGDPLCFINVYKELVSWLRTRSQAVLVCGGSGFNIMPEKILPYFDVDYGLVGEGERFGLLVEALEKKQDPSEIPGVLTASSCSSGIPIEKAPPWDGQRNRTFPQEAGHYRFYLEHGGMLNLQSKRGCAFRCVYCPYPHIEGRKHRLIDPQEVAKTALELEAAGAKYLFLTDSAFNSDIEHSLAVAKAFQQAGLSIPWGGFFAPVRLPADYFTIMADAGLAHVEFGTEALSDTMLKNYRKPFRVQDVVTAHQQALDAGLHTAHYFLLGGPGESEGTINESLEHREQLKKTVTFYFVGIRIYPGTGLYDIALEEGKINEETDLLRPVFYEPDLISREQIDTMVTERAGKRINWIVGSGGKRAAEIVSKMHTRGYVGPLWEYLIR encoded by the coding sequence ATGAGAGTTCTGCTGATTTCACCAAACACCCTGACCGTACCGTACCCGGTCTATCCCCTTGGGTTGGATTATGTGGCAGGTTCGATCCCGGCGCCGCACAAGGTCCGTATTGCGGATTGCAATGTCGTCTCCCGTGCGGAATTGGAGACACTCCTTGTTGAATATCAGCCGGAAGTGATAGGTATTTCCTGCCGGAATATTGATAATACCGAGGCCGGAGATCCGCTCTGTTTTATCAATGTCTATAAGGAGCTGGTCTCCTGGCTGCGCACGCGGAGCCAAGCTGTCTTGGTTTGCGGCGGGAGCGGCTTTAACATCATGCCGGAAAAGATCTTGCCCTATTTTGATGTGGATTACGGCCTGGTGGGCGAGGGCGAGCGTTTCGGCCTGCTGGTGGAGGCCCTGGAAAAGAAACAGGACCCGAGCGAGATCCCCGGCGTTTTGACGGCCTCTTCCTGCTCATCTGGCATCCCTATCGAGAAGGCCCCACCCTGGGACGGTCAGCGCAATCGCACCTTTCCTCAGGAAGCCGGGCATTATCGCTTTTACCTTGAGCATGGTGGTATGCTCAATCTCCAGAGCAAACGGGGCTGCGCCTTCCGTTGTGTCTACTGCCCGTACCCGCATATCGAGGGCAGGAAACATCGCCTGATTGATCCGCAAGAGGTGGCAAAGACCGCGCTGGAGCTGGAAGCTGCCGGGGCGAAATATCTCTTTCTCACCGACTCGGCCTTTAACTCGGATATTGAGCATAGTCTGGCGGTGGCCAAGGCCTTTCAACAGGCCGGGTTGTCCATCCCCTGGGGGGGATTCTTTGCCCCGGTCAGACTGCCTGCGGACTATTTTACGATTATGGCTGATGCCGGGCTTGCCCATGTGGAATTCGGCACCGAGGCCCTGTCCGATACCATGCTGAAGAATTATAGGAAACCCTTCCGGGTGCAGGATGTCGTTACCGCCCATCAGCAGGCCCTTGATGCGGGCCTGCACACGGCCCATTATTTTCTTCTGGGAGGACCGGGGGAATCTGAGGGCACGATCAACGAGAGTCTGGAGCATCGCGAGCAGCTCAAGAAGACCGTGACCTTTTACTTTGTCGGGATCAGGATCTATCCCGGTACGGGGTTGTATGACATCGCCCTGGAAGAGGGCAAGATCAACGAGGAAACGGATCTCCTCCGGCCTGTGTTCTATGAACCTGATCTCATCAGTCGGGAGCAGATTGATACGATGGTCACGGAACGGGCCGGGAAGCGGATCAACTGGATCGTCGGGTCTGGTGGGAAACGAGCCGCTGAGATCGTCAGTAAGATGCATACCCGAGGGTATGTCGGGCCTCTTTGGGAGTATCTTATTCGTTGA